Proteins from one Leptospira meyeri genomic window:
- a CDS encoding methyl-accepting chemotaxis protein: MSRTSLESIKTKKNWVELGPVYVNRVRFLLAGFYIIATLGSYKTSTTLQTTSYLVGISCMFLYGGLQAYLFKKEKLNAFFPKVLILMDITVLFAVTASGLLGGSGVAADLIKSPTLYVLYYFYVVYSAFLFSKRTLLMSTFYSAFCLILILVIGYGQGVQFKETEGFQSQKDTIGISNEVFKILFLICFGYLTSAVLNLLNEIKNESEERQKIAELERATADDLNRDLVKIGSELFKTLKSIREITTDFNFQIESQDKSIHELTDFVSSFSESIQSSVDNIGKQHNQITLLNHKSDTLKLSISEIGTVVEELNSNMSDFQDRSNVLSETVQNLEERLRSVNESQKEVSEVNDIMAEIADRTNLLALNASIEAARAGEHGRGFAVVAQEVAKLAENSNENATKIKKIITNSNRFIQEGTELASVSLKQTETLQSKYELLSGVIRTATNKINSQKDINNEVLKSLDLIESISRELDSESKVLNRDKDQMIAVVQKMEEINREVVINARKVGENTLSLEKQAADLAVEQ; encoded by the coding sequence ATGTCGAGAACTAGTTTAGAATCTATAAAAACAAAAAAGAACTGGGTGGAATTGGGTCCTGTGTATGTGAATCGAGTCAGGTTTCTTTTGGCTGGATTCTATATCATCGCCACTCTTGGCTCTTATAAAACCTCCACTACATTACAAACAACAAGTTACTTAGTGGGGATCTCTTGTATGTTTTTGTATGGGGGCCTCCAGGCTTATTTATTTAAGAAGGAAAAGTTAAATGCATTCTTTCCTAAGGTTTTGATCCTTATGGACATTACGGTTCTGTTTGCTGTAACAGCTTCAGGGTTACTTGGCGGGAGTGGAGTCGCTGCCGATTTAATTAAGTCTCCAACACTTTATGTGTTATATTATTTTTATGTAGTGTATTCGGCGTTTTTGTTTTCGAAACGAACTCTCCTCATGAGTACTTTCTATTCAGCTTTTTGTTTGATCTTAATTCTTGTAATTGGTTATGGACAAGGGGTTCAATTCAAAGAAACTGAAGGATTTCAAAGTCAAAAAGATACAATTGGTATTTCAAATGAAGTTTTTAAGATTTTATTTTTGATTTGTTTCGGATATTTAACTTCTGCGGTCCTTAATCTGTTAAACGAAATCAAAAATGAATCGGAAGAAAGACAAAAAATTGCGGAGTTGGAAAGAGCCACAGCTGATGACCTGAATCGTGATTTGGTCAAAATTGGTTCCGAACTATTTAAAACTCTAAAATCAATTCGTGAAATCACTACGGATTTTAATTTTCAAATTGAATCACAAGATAAATCGATTCATGAGTTAACAGATTTTGTTTCTTCCTTTTCGGAAAGTATTCAGTCTTCTGTAGACAACATTGGAAAACAACATAACCAAATTACCTTGTTAAACCATAAATCGGATACGTTAAAACTGAGCATTTCAGAAATTGGAACAGTTGTTGAAGAGTTGAACTCTAATATGAGCGACTTTCAGGACAGGAGTAATGTGCTTTCCGAGACCGTTCAGAACTTAGAAGAAAGACTTCGATCGGTAAATGAATCCCAAAAAGAAGTGAGCGAAGTAAACGATATTATGGCAGAAATTGCCGATCGTACAAACTTACTTGCTTTGAACGCATCGATTGAAGCTGCAAGAGCAGGAGAACATGGGAGGGGATTTGCCGTTGTTGCGCAAGAAGTCGCAAAATTAGCGGAAAATTCGAATGAAAACGCCACTAAAATTAAAAAAATCATTACCAATTCCAATCGGTTTATTCAAGAAGGGACTGAACTTGCTTCTGTATCCCTGAAACAAACAGAAACACTCCAATCCAAATATGAGCTTTTGAGCGGAGTGATCCGAACGGCAACAAATAAAATCAATTCTCAAAAGGACATCAATAACGAGGTTTTGAAGTCATTAGATTTAATCGAATCAATTTCACGAGAGTTGGATTCAGAATCAAAAGTATTAAATCGAGATAAAGACCAGATGATCGCTGTTGTTCAAAAAATGGAAGAAATCAATAGGGAAGTTGTGATAAATGCTAGAAAAGTTGGCGAAAACACTTTAAGTTTGGAAAAACAAGCCGCAGATTTAGCTGTCGAACAGTAA
- a CDS encoding kelch repeat-containing protein: MRCIFKLVFILSIFQCKIQNKSQNLFDPTTLSGGSVAVLSSLVFQDGIQITTRYQPNDYPSFIKTEILDLDLDKPVSSHFNKKHFYVSENYKDDLVLRDVFPLSDSKVRVLFSVSSRSEWREPISLSIQKPESLTEYAFNGRTLEFKFPYPRYIGNISEAKGQITTNRLLNGKILLVGGVSVSGNTLATVEILNPETGTTTLLPSLNQSLMGMAICSNPDGTVYVSGGKTIAGPATNNSQFSNKIYKINETNQTVEELPFSMQKRRYGHSMVCLNNGDLLVSGGQFQVGTDQNAITNDHEYVSIQNGNTTLLNSSANFPMNTIFHFAEYDSFKNRVLFFGGKDRIDPYAIYLNSIYTLDLNSQVLSTLPAVFSTARSNVTSLILPGNDRLVLGGIMGGGVGSRSIESWSETSSVSQTNGFTSRMKNGSSITTFSNSQVIYTGGVDTYYKSGILELYDHIEKKNFVIDTMMYARSEHSAIQTSRGIIIFGDSALSDTRVELYGKD, encoded by the coding sequence ATGCGATGCATTTTTAAATTAGTTTTCATCTTATCAATATTTCAATGTAAGATTCAAAACAAATCCCAAAATCTTTTTGATCCGACGACACTTTCCGGTGGCTCTGTTGCTGTTTTATCTTCTTTGGTATTTCAAGATGGGATACAAATCACCACCAGATACCAACCAAATGACTATCCATCGTTTATAAAAACGGAAATTTTGGATTTAGATTTAGATAAGCCAGTTTCATCTCATTTTAATAAAAAACACTTTTATGTATCTGAAAATTATAAAGATGACTTAGTACTAAGAGATGTTTTCCCTTTATCTGATTCAAAGGTGCGAGTGTTGTTTTCAGTTTCCTCTCGGTCTGAATGGAGAGAACCTATCAGTTTATCCATTCAAAAACCTGAATCACTTACAGAATATGCATTTAACGGTAGAACGTTGGAATTCAAATTTCCTTATCCACGTTATATCGGAAATATTTCAGAAGCAAAAGGTCAAATTACAACAAATCGTTTGTTAAATGGCAAAATTTTATTGGTTGGAGGAGTTTCTGTTTCTGGGAATACTTTGGCAACTGTTGAAATTTTGAATCCTGAAACAGGGACAACCACTTTGTTACCTTCTCTAAATCAAAGTTTGATGGGGATGGCTATTTGTTCCAATCCTGATGGAACTGTTTATGTTTCCGGTGGGAAAACAATTGCAGGTCCGGCAACGAATAATTCTCAATTCAGCAATAAAATTTATAAAATCAACGAAACAAATCAAACAGTGGAAGAACTTCCTTTTTCGATGCAGAAGCGGAGGTATGGCCATTCGATGGTATGTTTGAATAACGGTGATTTGTTGGTCTCTGGTGGTCAGTTCCAAGTAGGGACGGATCAAAATGCGATCACTAATGATCATGAGTATGTTTCCATTCAAAATGGGAATACAACCTTATTGAATTCTTCGGCTAACTTCCCAATGAATACAATATTTCATTTCGCTGAATATGATTCATTCAAAAATCGGGTTCTATTTTTTGGAGGCAAAGATCGTATCGATCCATACGCAATTTATTTGAATTCTATTTACACGTTAGATTTGAATTCCCAAGTTCTAAGCACTTTGCCTGCTGTTTTTTCGACGGCTAGATCTAACGTGACGAGTCTGATTCTGCCAGGAAACGACCGATTGGTTTTGGGTGGTATAATGGGCGGTGGAGTTGGCTCACGGAGTATTGAGTCTTGGAGTGAGACTAGTTCTGTTAGCCAAACCAACGGATTTACAAGCAGAATGAAAAACGGTAGTTCCATCACAACGTTTTCAAATTCACAAGTTATTTATACGGGTGGTGTTGATACATATTATAAATCTGGTATATTGGAACTTTATGATCATATAGAAAAGAAAAACTTTGTTATAGATACGATGATGTATGCTCGTTCAGAACATTCGGCAATCCAAACAAGTAGAGGCATCATCATATTTGGAGATTCTGCTTTGTCAGATACAAGGGTTGAGTTGTATGGGAAAGATTAA
- a CDS encoding Kelch repeat-containing protein has product MGKIKFILLFPFLVSCQLSSGKNAFDPNSPTNLGLFLLGAESVVNMEFSTNRVQPGGIIYISTNHDFTAKVDGLRLPISGVGINPISQVIPRSRYLYEVRMKPGITSGKFSINLKDYYLNESLLVNPENFEFEIDSQPPVLELRTGNGIDISELQSGFLDIVSNEEIVWEGKLSQVNLSGTAKNTLVVSDVIVSERNIRLLFAGDPNSNGGILTISFSGVNDKAANSQGTVMVPVNVFAFKSGPNLGVARRSCVGIELDDGRRLVLGGRAKKDVLINGNGTLSHSEFYNSVSKQFLPASDMVYRRQEFDVVKLQDGRLFVSGGFGGKVGDPSNGSLSSTEIYDPVTNVWTEGPSLTTPRQLHKMTVLPNGDVLVVGGLSPFKPFQSVAMVELVHITNHPATMTVETIGNLADSRGKHAQILSHASGKVVIFGGERSDVTGPMPNDFNAYALDSIALYDINSKTLTNSSAKLYKRFNHFVHGLVNGEILILGGINSRFDTSQPVLRAQIYNPANDTIRDHKNLLFGREWGSSFVFPYGKDQLIVAGGLEYRTVNGSTFDSIHDTESWSESINRFYMTSRSLNARWEGCEIRYSSTGGGMILGGRIGDILGNTEEYSFE; this is encoded by the coding sequence ATGGGAAAGATTAAGTTTATACTACTTTTCCCATTTTTGGTTTCTTGCCAACTGAGTTCGGGCAAAAATGCTTTTGATCCAAATTCACCAACAAACTTAGGTTTGTTTTTGTTAGGTGCAGAATCTGTAGTCAACATGGAATTTTCAACCAATCGTGTACAGCCTGGTGGGATTATTTATATTTCTACAAACCATGATTTTACTGCGAAGGTAGATGGTTTGCGTTTGCCAATTTCCGGTGTCGGAATCAATCCCATTTCACAAGTGATTCCCCGCAGCAGATACTTATATGAAGTTCGAATGAAGCCAGGAATCACATCTGGTAAGTTCAGTATTAATTTAAAAGACTATTATTTAAACGAATCACTGTTGGTGAATCCAGAAAACTTTGAATTCGAAATAGATTCTCAACCACCGGTTCTTGAACTCCGCACTGGAAATGGAATCGATATCTCCGAATTACAGTCTGGTTTTTTGGATATCGTTTCTAATGAAGAGATTGTTTGGGAAGGAAAACTTTCTCAAGTTAATTTATCAGGAACTGCAAAAAACACTCTCGTTGTATCGGATGTCATTGTATCGGAACGTAATATTCGTTTGTTGTTTGCCGGTGACCCAAATTCGAATGGAGGAATCCTTACAATTTCCTTTAGCGGCGTTAACGATAAGGCTGCCAATTCGCAAGGTACCGTCATGGTTCCTGTCAATGTCTTTGCGTTTAAAAGTGGGCCCAATTTAGGAGTGGCGAGAAGGTCTTGTGTTGGAATTGAGTTGGATGATGGACGAAGGCTTGTTTTGGGCGGAAGGGCGAAAAAAGATGTTTTGATCAACGGAAATGGGACACTCAGTCATTCTGAGTTTTATAATTCGGTTTCTAAACAATTTTTACCAGCGTCTGACATGGTCTATCGTCGACAAGAATTCGATGTTGTCAAATTACAGGATGGTAGATTGTTCGTATCAGGTGGGTTTGGTGGTAAGGTTGGTGACCCATCGAATGGAAGTTTATCTTCGACAGAAATTTATGACCCAGTAACCAATGTTTGGACAGAAGGGCCATCATTAACAACTCCTCGCCAGTTACATAAGATGACAGTGCTCCCCAATGGAGATGTTTTAGTTGTTGGTGGACTCAGTCCATTTAAACCATTTCAATCTGTCGCGATGGTTGAATTAGTTCACATCACGAATCATCCGGCCACCATGACTGTTGAAACCATTGGAAATTTAGCGGATTCTCGCGGGAAACATGCACAAATATTGTCGCATGCCTCCGGTAAGGTGGTGATTTTTGGTGGTGAACGTTCCGATGTAACGGGGCCAATGCCAAATGATTTTAACGCATATGCTTTGGATTCTATCGCCTTATACGATATCAATTCAAAAACATTAACGAATTCGTCTGCAAAACTATATAAAAGATTTAATCATTTTGTACATGGGTTGGTAAATGGTGAAATTTTAATTCTAGGTGGAATCAATTCAAGATTTGATACAAGCCAACCTGTCCTTCGGGCGCAAATTTATAACCCTGCGAATGATACAATTCGAGACCATAAAAATCTTCTATTTGGAAGGGAGTGGGGGTCTTCCTTTGTTTTCCCATACGGCAAGGACCAACTCATCGTAGCAGGTGGTTTGGAATATCGTACTGTAAATGGTTCTACATTTGACTCCATCCATGATACAGAGTCTTGGTCCGAATCAATCAATCGTTTTTATATGACGAGTCGATCTCTGAATGCTCGTTGGGAAGGATGTGAAATCCGTTATTCGTCAACAGGCGGAGGAATGATTCTCGGTGGTCGGATCGGTGATATTCTTGGGAATACGGAGGAATACAGCTTTGAATAA
- a CDS encoding caspase family protein, whose translation MKSKILIFLFLTTPTITVAEVLPKRFGFVVGVSEYRNLTLGDLKTAKNDALGITKILFSYGSYNRIQTLVQEGSVNSTPTKYNILTNFETLLSETNPDDLFIFYFSGHGVVDYNDKVYLLPEDANPTNPFESGIAVEQLLEMTRKYKLKRVVFFIDACRNPEDGKGEEGKKYLEAVSFRDSEIVSVFYSTKVGYSSFEDPKSGYGIFTKYLIYGLEGRADSNYNGEVSYSELANYVISSLKEWSKTNQKLQKPYTKEYAEKSEDTILTYAVNPETSLTDAPLFNPYNPTYAFRSFLVPGWGQYVRGQEEKGRIYMSIFALGVLYAGYQYNTYRQDKANYESAVGIPPNPRIAETVALNYYLIDPYRQRMESSRANLSQALTVLLFLWSANVFDFYLLGPNPKEKSGVWLDFNWENQGYMGIDRVGKLGYAMHF comes from the coding sequence ATGAAATCAAAAATTCTAATATTCTTATTTTTGACTACTCCTACTATAACCGTTGCCGAGGTCTTACCAAAACGATTTGGGTTTGTAGTGGGAGTCAGTGAATATCGGAATTTGACTTTAGGTGACCTTAAAACTGCAAAAAACGATGCCTTGGGAATAACTAAAATTTTATTTAGTTATGGATCTTATAACCGCATCCAAACTTTAGTTCAGGAAGGTTCCGTTAATTCTACCCCGACAAAATACAATATTCTAACAAACTTTGAAACTCTATTGAGTGAAACAAATCCGGATGATTTGTTTATCTTTTATTTTTCGGGCCATGGAGTTGTAGACTACAACGATAAAGTGTATTTACTTCCGGAAGATGCAAATCCGACAAATCCGTTTGAGTCAGGCATTGCCGTTGAACAACTTCTCGAAATGACTCGCAAGTATAAGCTGAAAAGAGTTGTTTTTTTTATTGATGCCTGTCGTAATCCGGAAGATGGGAAAGGGGAAGAAGGAAAAAAATATTTAGAGGCTGTTAGTTTCCGCGATTCAGAAATTGTTTCTGTTTTTTATTCCACAAAAGTCGGTTATTCTAGTTTCGAAGATCCAAAATCAGGGTATGGAATTTTTACAAAGTATCTCATTTATGGATTGGAAGGAAGAGCGGATTCCAATTACAACGGAGAGGTATCTTATTCTGAATTGGCAAACTATGTAATTTCATCACTGAAAGAATGGTCCAAAACCAATCAGAAATTACAAAAACCTTATACTAAGGAATATGCTGAAAAATCGGAAGATACCATTCTAACATATGCCGTCAATCCTGAGACATCTTTAACTGATGCCCCTCTATTCAACCCGTACAATCCTACTTATGCATTTCGTTCCTTTCTGGTCCCTGGTTGGGGACAGTATGTTCGAGGTCAGGAAGAGAAGGGAAGAATTTACATGTCCATCTTTGCTTTAGGGGTTTTGTATGCAGGATATCAGTACAATACCTATAGGCAGGACAAAGCAAACTACGAATCCGCAGTTGGAATTCCACCGAACCCTCGCATAGCAGAAACAGTGGCTCTCAATTATTACTTAATTGACCCTTACAGGCAAAGGATGGAATCGTCGAGGGCTAATTTATCCCAGGCATTAACAGTACTTCTATTCCTCTGGTCGGCAAATGTGTTTGATTTTTATCTCTTAGGGCCCAATCCTAAGGAAAAGTCAGGTGTATGGCTTGATTTCAATTGGGAAAACCAAGGTTACATGGGAATTGATCGGGTTGGGAAGTTAGGATATGCGATGCATTTTTAA